The proteins below are encoded in one region of Paenibacillus sp. YYML68:
- a CDS encoding MFS transporter — MSTIKALSLKGSFIQLCSILFFTEIVRSAFIISFLPAYASNVLGISVAAVGLAVSIHYIADTAIKTVAGYLLDRLAPRFILHASLLLVFAGLWLSFFIGQPWALITGAALMGLGASPIWLICLSSIEEDSRGSHMGIIYTVWLAALGIGPVAVNFVLDSGYRMTFWLLAAIFAVGWLIALGWNRPVRPIPSIPVREQLVQLRLKLKTMKPLLPGMVVQTAAAGLLVPILPTFAHQYLQLSYTNYSFMLIAGGAATTLFLIPMGRLSDRFGRKWFLVVGFALLAVSMACLLLASSKLYWIITLAVVLGASYAAVLPAWNALMSYYVPEDQKGTGWGVLSSIEGIGVMVGPVAGGWIASMYGEGVTVAISASLLLAIALLYVWLPVEKPQ, encoded by the coding sequence ATGTCTACGATCAAAGCACTGTCGCTTAAGGGCTCGTTTATACAGCTATGCAGCATTTTGTTTTTTACCGAAATTGTGCGCAGCGCTTTTATTATCTCGTTCCTACCCGCCTATGCGAGCAACGTGCTCGGCATCTCGGTAGCAGCCGTAGGGCTGGCAGTGTCCATTCATTATATTGCCGATACGGCGATCAAGACGGTTGCCGGATATTTGCTCGACCGGCTTGCACCGCGCTTCATCTTGCACGCGTCGCTGTTGCTCGTCTTCGCCGGTTTATGGCTATCCTTCTTCATCGGACAGCCGTGGGCGCTCATTACAGGCGCTGCGCTGATGGGTCTTGGCGCTTCGCCGATCTGGCTCATCTGCTTGAGCTCGATTGAGGAGGATAGCCGAGGCTCGCATATGGGCATTATTTATACCGTCTGGCTAGCTGCGCTAGGTATTGGACCGGTGGCGGTCAATTTTGTGCTGGACAGCGGATATCGGATGACGTTCTGGCTGCTAGCCGCCATATTCGCGGTCGGTTGGCTCATCGCGCTCGGTTGGAACAGGCCGGTGCGGCCGATTCCGAGCATACCTGTACGCGAGCAGCTTGTCCAGCTGCGCCTGAAGCTGAAGACGATGAAGCCGCTGCTACCGGGGATGGTCGTACAGACGGCGGCAGCGGGCTTGCTCGTGCCGATCCTCCCGACGTTCGCACATCAATATTTACAGCTGAGCTATACGAATTATTCCTTCATGCTGATCGCTGGTGGTGCGGCGACGACACTGTTCCTCATCCCGATGGGACGGCTGTCCGATCGGTTCGGGCGCAAGTGGTTTCTCGTGGTCGGCTTCGCGCTGCTGGCTGTCTCGATGGCCTGTCTATTGCTGGCTTCCTCGAAGCTGTATTGGATCATCACGCTGGCTGTCGTGCTCGGAGCCTCCTATGCGGCCGTCCTGCCTGCATGGAACGCGCTGATGTCCTACTATGTACCGGAGGATCAGAAGGGGACCGGGTGGGGCGTGCTGTCGAGCATCGAAGGAATCGGCGTCATGGTTGGACCTGTAGCGGGAGGATGGATCGCCAGCATGTACGGAGAGGGCGTCACGGTCGCTATCAGCGCCTCGCTGCTGCTTGCAATTGCATTGCTGTATGTGTGGCTGCCGGTAGAGAAGCCACAGTAG
- a CDS encoding DUF423 domain-containing protein has product MNRTFVGLGAICAFLSVAIGAFGAHALKAKLGADMLANYQTGVQYQMMHALGLLAVGLASAYIKDSRLLRLSGWFMLGGIIIFSGSLYTLSITGMKVLGAITPIGGLCFLTAWLLLAVAAWRHGVTQNR; this is encoded by the coding sequence GTGAACAGAACGTTTGTTGGACTGGGTGCGATCTGCGCTTTTTTGTCGGTTGCCATTGGAGCCTTCGGTGCTCATGCGCTGAAGGCCAAGCTCGGAGCGGACATGCTGGCGAACTATCAGACCGGCGTGCAATACCAGATGATGCATGCACTAGGGCTGCTTGCGGTTGGTCTTGCCTCCGCATATATCAAGGATAGTCGGCTGCTGCGTCTTTCCGGATGGTTCATGCTAGGTGGGATCATCATTTTTTCTGGCAGCTTGTATACGCTCAGCATCACCGGCATGAAGGTGCTTGGCGCGATTACGCCGATTGGCGGACTGTGCTTTTTGACGGCATGGCTGCTGCTGGCTGTTGCCGCTTGGCGCCATGGTGTGACACAGAATCGCTGA
- a CDS encoding bifunctional diguanylate cyclase/phosphodiesterase codes for MLHITDKCNVESRNRRLRTAAGLATVAAGSSFIFTLLLPQLMPCVLSGIALLAACFVWRQTYGLSSPRTAAVQVNGAEHPSELPSYEVLEALYRHSPSGIAYVNEQGEVVRLNGMGEQLLGRKEAELLGSRLRDFIVPEGLVQALGIVEAAMKGERHSFRTALIHKDGYRIDVEATVVPIQCGTKTTGVVLIGQDVTAARRTEEQIRHMAYYDDMTGLPNRRMFLQQLELAMERQSTGVGKVAVLFIDVDRFKLVNDGFGHDYGDMLLLQVAERFTRCLSEHDFMARTEGDEFALYFGSIEESYAHEQLSEIAQSLLQVLEEPFTLGQFQLHITVSIGIAIQSEEENGITELMKGADLALTRAKEKGRNNYQIFNSQMKTASLEKLTMEQELRRAIAKDELVLHYQPQMDIVTESIVGFEALVRWKHPEKGFISPGVFIPFAEESGLIVPLGEWVLKEACRQNMEWRLSGMNPLPVSVNLSTRQFLQPNLIGKIKEVLETTGLPADQLELEITESSTMDVDYAIELLHELKQLGVKISIDDFGTGYSSLYYLKKFPIDKLKIDQSFVRDIMTDPNDAAIVASIIAMTGHLNLKVIAEGVETEDQLQFLHHNHCNEIQGYYFSPPLDAFAIEKLMQARAMTAAAAPNRLPSDGEPVH; via the coding sequence ATGCTCCACATTACGGATAAGTGTAACGTTGAAAGCAGGAATCGACGTCTTCGCACGGCAGCGGGTCTCGCAACGGTTGCTGCGGGCAGCAGCTTCATCTTCACTTTATTGCTGCCGCAACTGATGCCTTGCGTATTGAGCGGAATTGCTCTGCTGGCGGCCTGCTTCGTCTGGCGACAAACGTACGGGCTGTCTTCGCCGCGAACTGCTGCGGTTCAAGTCAACGGAGCAGAGCATCCCTCCGAGCTACCGTCTTATGAGGTGCTGGAGGCGCTGTATCGCCACAGCCCGAGCGGGATCGCCTATGTGAACGAGCAAGGCGAAGTGGTAAGGCTCAATGGCATGGGCGAGCAGCTCCTAGGACGGAAGGAGGCAGAGCTGCTCGGCAGTCGTCTGCGTGATTTCATCGTCCCTGAAGGACTCGTGCAAGCGCTGGGGATCGTTGAAGCTGCGATGAAGGGAGAGCGACATTCATTCCGAACAGCTCTTATACATAAGGATGGGTATCGGATCGACGTTGAGGCGACCGTCGTGCCGATTCAATGTGGCACCAAGACGACGGGAGTCGTATTGATTGGTCAAGACGTCACGGCGGCACGGCGCACTGAAGAACAGATTCGGCATATGGCCTATTACGATGATATGACTGGCTTACCGAACCGCAGAATGTTTCTGCAGCAGCTGGAGCTAGCTATGGAGCGACAGTCGACCGGTGTTGGCAAGGTTGCCGTATTATTCATTGATGTAGACCGGTTCAAGCTGGTGAACGACGGCTTCGGTCACGATTATGGAGATATGCTGCTGCTGCAGGTGGCCGAGCGGTTTACCCGATGCTTGTCGGAGCATGATTTCATGGCGCGTACGGAAGGCGATGAGTTCGCGCTATACTTCGGCAGCATTGAGGAGTCTTATGCCCATGAGCAATTGTCCGAGATTGCTCAGTCGCTGCTGCAGGTGCTGGAGGAGCCGTTCACGCTTGGACAGTTCCAGCTGCATATTACGGTCAGCATCGGTATCGCCATTCAATCCGAGGAGGAGAACGGGATTACCGAGCTGATGAAGGGGGCAGACCTGGCCCTCACTCGTGCGAAGGAGAAGGGACGCAACAATTATCAGATCTTCAACTCCCAGATGAAGACGGCTTCCCTGGAGAAGCTGACGATGGAGCAGGAGCTTCGGCGCGCAATTGCGAAGGATGAGCTGGTGCTGCATTATCAGCCGCAGATGGACATTGTAACCGAGAGCATCGTCGGCTTCGAGGCGCTTGTGCGATGGAAGCATCCGGAGAAGGGCTTTATTTCGCCAGGCGTATTCATTCCGTTCGCCGAGGAGAGCGGGTTAATAGTTCCGCTGGGAGAATGGGTATTGAAGGAGGCATGCCGGCAAAATATGGAGTGGAGGCTCTCAGGAATGAACCCTCTACCCGTGTCGGTTAACTTGTCAACGCGACAATTTTTGCAGCCGAATCTGATTGGTAAGATTAAAGAGGTGCTCGAGACGACCGGCTTGCCTGCGGACCAGCTGGAGCTAGAAATTACGGAAAGCAGCACGATGGATGTGGATTATGCGATTGAGCTTCTTCATGAGCTGAAGCAGCTCGGTGTCAAAATCAGTATCGACGATTTCGGTACAGGATATAGCTCGCTCTATTATTTGAAGAAATTTCCGATTGATAAGCTGAAGATCGATCAGTCGTTCGTACGTGATATTATGACGGACCCGAACGATGCAGCGATCGTGGCTTCTATCATTGCGATGACGGGACACTTGAATTTGAAGGTGATCGCGGAGGGGGTGGAGACGGAGGACCAGCTGCAATTTCTGCATCATAATCATTGCAACGAAATTCAAGGCTATTACTTCAGTCCACCGCTTGATGCGTTCGCGATTGAGAAGCTGATGCAAGCCCGGGCGATGACAGCGGCCGCAGCCCCGAACCGGTTACCTTCGGATGGAGAGCCGGTTCACTAG
- a CDS encoding YunC family protein, producing MMRMEPIEIQGRTALAIEVKLPKTTLLVVTTDQGYIMCGALDVGLLNAKLKDRGIIAGRATGVRTIQELLEAPLESVTHKAEELGIRAGMKGSDAVARMLHLE from the coding sequence ATGATGCGCATGGAACCGATCGAAATTCAAGGCCGCACCGCTCTGGCAATCGAGGTCAAGCTTCCGAAGACGACGCTGCTCGTCGTAACGACGGATCAAGGTTATATTATGTGCGGCGCACTGGACGTTGGGCTGCTGAATGCGAAGCTGAAGGATCGCGGTATTATTGCCGGCCGGGCGACAGGCGTCCGCACGATTCAGGAGCTGCTCGAGGCGCCGCTCGAATCGGTCACGCACAAGGCCGAGGAGCTCGGCATTCGGGCAGGAATGAAGGGCAGCGACGCCGTAGCGCGAATGCTACACCTGGAATAA
- a CDS encoding alpha/beta hydrolase, which translates to MRTWRFTFTDAEQVPIHTYRWLPEEQVPVRGIVQIAHGLAETAGRYARFAECLTANGYAVYANDHRGHGLTAGSRDRLTDVGAEGFGHMVDAMRLLSDIARQEQEGVPLYVMGHSMGTFLTLQYMYRYPGHADGIMLSAPKGPSAVHAVGYRLAKLMYRLQGAQHHGWLLNRLVTGAFNKPFRPNRTPFDWLTRDEGEVDRFIADEYCGSSATNALIMGMLGSLVDIFRTEHLLRIPREQPIYMFAGDQDPLGENGRSFMQLVHTLTGIGMLDVTYRLYPGGRHEMLNETNRDEVVSHVLEWLGERSRVLR; encoded by the coding sequence ATGCGTACGTGGCGGTTTACGTTTACAGATGCAGAGCAGGTTCCGATACATACGTATAGATGGTTACCGGAGGAGCAGGTGCCTGTGCGTGGCATCGTCCAGATTGCACATGGGCTCGCCGAGACGGCCGGTCGATACGCCCGCTTCGCCGAATGTCTGACGGCTAACGGCTATGCGGTGTACGCGAATGATCACCGAGGACACGGGCTGACGGCTGGCTCACGGGATAGATTGACCGATGTGGGTGCGGAGGGCTTCGGTCATATGGTCGATGCGATGCGCTTGCTATCTGACATTGCCAGGCAGGAGCAGGAGGGAGTGCCGCTCTATGTGATGGGGCACAGCATGGGCACGTTCTTAACGCTGCAATATATGTACCGGTATCCAGGTCATGCGGATGGTATTATGCTCTCAGCGCCGAAGGGCCCGTCCGCCGTGCATGCGGTAGGTTATCGGCTTGCGAAGCTGATGTACAGGCTGCAGGGGGCACAGCATCATGGCTGGCTGCTCAATCGGCTCGTTACAGGTGCATTCAATAAGCCGTTTCGTCCGAATCGCACACCCTTCGATTGGTTGACGCGTGATGAAGGAGAAGTTGACCGGTTCATCGCGGACGAATATTGCGGCTCCTCGGCCACGAACGCGCTCATTATGGGGATGCTCGGCTCGCTTGTGGACATTTTCCGGACGGAGCATCTGTTGCGCATTCCGCGTGAGCAGCCGATCTATATGTTCGCTGGTGATCAAGATCCACTTGGGGAGAACGGACGTTCCTTCATGCAACTCGTCCATACGCTGACCGGTATCGGCATGCTCGACGTCACGTACAGGCTGTATCCGGGTGGACGTCATGAGATGCTGAATGAGACGAATCGGGATGAGGTTGTCTCGCATGTGTTGGAATGGCTGGGCGAGCGCTCACGAGTTCTTCGTTGA
- the mtnA gene encoding S-methyl-5-thioribose-1-phosphate isomerase, translated as MNTEQVEKADWLQSVRWNSQAEQLDLLDQRLLPEEIVYLPLTTSEQVWDAIKQLAVRGAPAIGIAAAYGVYLGVRDAEGTPQELLAEVNRQCDYLATSRPTAVNLFWALDRMRARAEALLGPDGEGAEPGVAKQALLDEAVAIQAEDEQTCRLIGEHALTLFEDGMGVLTHCNAGGLATARYGTALAPMYVAQEKGISLKVFADETRPVLQGARLTAFELQQAGVDVTLICDNMAGAVMAKGWVQAVIVGTDRVAANGDVANKIGTYSVAVLAKAHGIPFYVACPMSTIDLSTPTGADIPIEERHEDEITQGFGKRTAPAGVKVYNPAFDVTPNEYVTAIITEKGIVRAPYTDSLKQLFE; from the coding sequence ATGAATACAGAGCAAGTAGAAAAAGCAGACTGGCTGCAATCGGTACGCTGGAACTCACAAGCGGAGCAGCTCGACCTGCTCGACCAGCGGCTGCTGCCGGAGGAGATCGTCTACCTGCCGCTGACGACGAGCGAGCAAGTATGGGACGCGATCAAGCAGCTCGCGGTCCGGGGCGCGCCGGCGATCGGCATCGCCGCGGCGTATGGGGTGTATCTGGGCGTGCGTGACGCAGAGGGCACGCCGCAGGAGCTGCTGGCGGAGGTGAACCGCCAGTGCGATTATCTCGCGACGAGCCGTCCGACGGCCGTCAATCTGTTCTGGGCGCTCGACCGGATGCGGGCGCGCGCAGAGGCTCTGCTTGGCCCGGACGGCGAGGGTGCCGAGCCGGGAGTGGCCAAGCAGGCGCTGCTGGACGAGGCCGTGGCGATCCAGGCCGAGGATGAACAGACGTGCCGCCTGATCGGCGAGCACGCGCTGACGCTGTTCGAGGACGGCATGGGCGTCCTCACGCATTGCAACGCCGGCGGCCTCGCTACGGCACGCTACGGCACGGCGCTCGCGCCGATGTACGTCGCCCAGGAGAAGGGCATCTCGCTCAAGGTGTTCGCCGATGAGACGCGGCCGGTGCTTCAAGGCGCACGACTGACCGCCTTCGAGCTGCAGCAGGCTGGCGTTGATGTGACGCTCATCTGCGATAATATGGCGGGCGCCGTCATGGCGAAGGGCTGGGTGCAGGCCGTCATCGTCGGCACCGACCGAGTCGCCGCGAACGGCGACGTCGCTAACAAGATCGGCACATACAGCGTTGCGGTACTCGCCAAGGCACACGGCATCCCGTTCTATGTTGCGTGCCCGATGTCCACGATCGATCTGAGCACACCGACAGGTGCAGACATTCCGATCGAGGAGCGTCACGAGGATGAGATTACGCAAGGCTTCGGCAAGCGCACCGCACCTGCCGGCGTGAAGGTGTACAATCCAGCATTCGACGTAACGCCGAATGAATATGTAACAGCGATCATCACGGAGAAGGGCATCGTCCGCGCTCCGTATACAGACAGCTTGAAGCAGCTGTTTGAATAA
- the mtnK gene encoding S-methyl-5-thioribose kinase, whose protein sequence is MTAYHAFTEAQAIDYARGIPDLFSPGAELVSREIGDGNLNLVFHISEPATGKSIILKQALPYAKVVGESWPLTLDRARIESEALIIQEELCPTLVPHVYAYEADLALTVMEDLSDHVIMRRGLMEKQQYPLFAGHIATFLARTLFFTSDLGMNQQEKKERVKRFINPELCKITEDLIFDDPYTDSPNNNVPPAIRDAVEAIWEDHALHLEVAILRDKFLTKAQALLHGDLHTGSIFIKPDSTKVIDPEFAYYGPMGFDIGALFANLLLNFTAQEGWSENAADKQAYRSYLTGTIRDVWTKFEAEFRALWNEHGVDRMAKTPGYQDWYMQELLRDTLGYTGCKMVRRTYGLAQVADINKLEDEAARERAQRMALAIGTELIRRNRQATSIDELLQIAEKAAKSE, encoded by the coding sequence ATGACCGCTTATCATGCATTCACTGAAGCACAAGCTATCGACTACGCGCGAGGCATCCCTGACCTGTTCAGCCCTGGCGCTGAGCTCGTAAGCCGCGAGATCGGAGACGGTAACCTGAATCTCGTGTTCCACATTAGCGAGCCTGCAACGGGCAAGAGCATCATTCTGAAGCAGGCGCTGCCGTATGCCAAGGTCGTCGGCGAGTCGTGGCCGCTCACGCTGGACCGCGCCCGTATCGAGAGCGAGGCGCTGATCATTCAGGAGGAGCTGTGCCCGACGCTGGTGCCGCATGTGTACGCATACGAGGCCGACCTCGCGCTGACGGTGATGGAGGACTTGAGCGATCACGTCATTATGCGCCGCGGACTGATGGAGAAGCAGCAGTATCCGCTGTTCGCTGGACATATCGCCACGTTCCTCGCCCGCACGCTGTTCTTCACGTCCGATCTTGGCATGAACCAGCAGGAGAAGAAGGAGCGCGTGAAGCGTTTCATTAATCCGGAGCTGTGCAAAATTACAGAGGATCTCATCTTCGACGATCCGTATACGGATTCACCAAACAACAACGTGCCGCCCGCGATCCGCGATGCGGTGGAAGCGATCTGGGAGGACCATGCGCTGCATCTGGAGGTAGCCATTCTGCGCGATAAGTTCCTGACGAAGGCTCAAGCGCTGCTGCACGGTGACCTGCACACAGGAAGCATCTTCATCAAGCCGGACTCGACCAAGGTGATCGATCCGGAATTCGCCTACTATGGACCGATGGGCTTCGATATCGGCGCCTTGTTCGCGAACCTGCTGCTGAACTTCACCGCTCAGGAAGGCTGGAGCGAGAACGCCGCAGACAAGCAAGCATACCGCTCGTATTTGACTGGTACGATCCGCGACGTCTGGACGAAGTTCGAGGCCGAGTTCCGCGCGCTGTGGAACGAGCATGGCGTTGACCGGATGGCGAAGACCCCGGGCTATCAGGATTGGTACATGCAGGAGCTGCTGCGTGACACTCTTGGCTATACGGGCTGCAAGATGGTGCGCCGTACATATGGTCTTGCGCAGGTGGCGGACATCAACAAGCTGGAGGACGAGGCGGCACGCGAGCGTGCGCAGCGTATGGCGCTGGCGATCGGTACGGAGCTGATTCGTCGCAATCGTCAGGCGACGTCCATTGACGAGCTGCTTCAGATTGCGGAGAAGGCTGCGAAGTCCGAGTAA
- a CDS encoding asparagine synthase: MREGLIPTVLGTAVTASGAAIRNKYPLAAAAVVGFGLAHVVLGAIDLVEHRRRF, translated from the coding sequence ATGCGCGAAGGTCTTATTCCAACTGTACTAGGCACAGCCGTAACCGCGTCAGGGGCAGCAATCCGCAACAAGTATCCGCTGGCGGCAGCCGCGGTCGTCGGCTTCGGGCTTGCCCACGTCGTGCTCGGAGCCATCGATTTGGTGGAGCACCGCAGAAGATTTTAA
- a CDS encoding DUF1802 family protein: protein MSQAIGLKEWAVAVEALKRGEQILIMRKGGIREETRDFQVESDCFFLYPTYEHQRKELVKSHHSSRVEELERGWNPQQDEIELSVYAELVEDILIHTQEELDKLGGCHIWTDHFAEERLKWKRTKPLHLMLLRIYELDEPVKVPILPEYNGCKSWIRLPDELTEAPRRAVMSEERFQEELAAVKVALNG, encoded by the coding sequence ATGAGTCAGGCGATCGGGCTTAAGGAATGGGCCGTCGCGGTGGAGGCGCTGAAGCGCGGGGAGCAAATTCTCATTATGCGGAAGGGCGGCATTCGTGAGGAGACACGGGATTTCCAAGTGGAGAGCGATTGCTTCTTCCTCTATCCTACATACGAGCACCAACGCAAGGAGCTGGTCAAGTCGCATCACAGCTCACGGGTCGAGGAGCTGGAGCGAGGCTGGAATCCGCAGCAGGACGAGATCGAGCTTAGCGTGTACGCGGAGCTGGTTGAGGACATCTTGATTCATACACAGGAGGAGCTGGACAAGCTCGGTGGCTGTCACATCTGGACGGACCACTTCGCGGAGGAGCGACTGAAGTGGAAGCGGACGAAGCCGCTGCATCTGATGCTGCTCAGGATATATGAGCTGGACGAGCCTGTGAAGGTTCCGATACTGCCGGAGTACAACGGTTGCAAGTCGTGGATTCGTCTGCCGGACGAGCTGACCGAGGCGCCGCGGCGTGCGGTGATGTCGGAAGAGCGCTTTCAAGAGGAGCTTGCGGCAGTGAAAGTCGCGTTAAACGGATAA
- the sufC gene encoding Fe-S cluster assembly ATPase SufC, with protein MANSPHFKIEGLKATIEGKEILKGLSLEIKGGEVHAIMGPNGTGKSTLASTLMGHPKYEVTEGSVVLDGEDVLEMATDERARAGLFLAMQYPSEITGVTNADFLRSAINARREEGNEISLIKFIRQMEGKMKELEMNPEFMHRYLNEGFSGGEKKRNEILQMLMLDPRVVILDEIDSGLDIDALRIVANGVNAMRSEERGFLIITHYQRLLNYIKPDFVHVMMQGRIVKSGGPELAERLENEGYDWVKEELGIVDETVGGSEEEFKIPMNTTAPKY; from the coding sequence ATGGCAAACTCACCTCATTTCAAAATAGAGGGATTGAAGGCGACGATTGAAGGTAAAGAAATTCTCAAGGGACTTAGCCTCGAAATTAAGGGCGGCGAGGTTCATGCGATCATGGGTCCGAACGGTACAGGTAAGAGTACCCTCGCTTCGACGCTCATGGGTCATCCGAAGTATGAAGTGACGGAGGGCTCGGTCGTGCTGGACGGCGAGGACGTGCTTGAGATGGCGACGGATGAGCGCGCACGCGCTGGACTGTTCCTTGCGATGCAGTACCCGAGCGAAATTACAGGCGTAACGAATGCCGACTTCCTGCGCAGTGCGATCAATGCCCGCCGTGAGGAAGGCAACGAAATCTCGCTGATCAAGTTCATCCGCCAGATGGAAGGCAAGATGAAGGAGCTTGAGATGAATCCGGAGTTCATGCACCGTTACTTGAACGAGGGCTTCTCCGGCGGTGAGAAGAAGCGTAACGAAATTTTGCAAATGCTGATGCTCGACCCGCGTGTCGTCATCCTTGACGAGATCGACTCCGGTCTTGACATCGACGCACTCCGCATCGTAGCGAATGGCGTGAACGCGATGCGTTCCGAGGAGCGCGGCTTCCTCATCATTACTCACTACCAGCGCTTGCTGAACTATATTAAGCCAGACTTCGTACACGTCATGATGCAGGGTCGTATCGTGAAATCCGGCGGACCTGAGCTTGCTGAGCGTCTTGAGAACGAGGGCTATGACTGGGTGAAGGAAGAGCTCGGCATTGTCGATGAGACGGTAGGCGGCTCGGAAGAAGAGTTCAAAATCCCAATGAATACGACAGCTCCTAAATACTAA
- the sufD gene encoding Fe-S cluster assembly protein SufD → MSTQTLPIDRASLVEQSKARKEPEWMTTIREQALELAGSLDWPALEKTRIDRWNLTSFGTYKQAEALTTLDALPEAARSLLANGGEGVQTNLLVQRNSGVVYSSLSEELKQQGVVFTSLEEALSTHEELVKSSFMSVVKKDEHKLTALHAALWSGGVFLYVPKNVVVDVPLQALFLTDDAEASFSPHVLIVAEQHSSVTYVDNFISEGQLGGLVQNGVVEVIAKPGAKVTFASVHNLNETVADLTYRRASLDNDASIEWIVGEMHYGNAVSDTTSILKGNGSTSDAKLICVGTNDQKLNVTTRAVHFGKSSDSQMITRAVMRDEATAIINGVTKIEHGATKANGEQTEKVLMLSPKARGDANPILLIDEDDVTAGHAASVGQVNPEQVYYLMSRGISRTQAERLIIYGFLDPVVNEIPLEQIRSQLQSLVERKLGQ, encoded by the coding sequence ATGAGTACACAAACTCTTCCCATCGACCGCGCTAGCTTGGTGGAGCAGTCCAAGGCACGCAAAGAGCCGGAATGGATGACCACTATTCGTGAACAGGCGCTTGAGCTGGCTGGCTCGCTCGATTGGCCCGCATTGGAGAAAACAAGAATTGACCGTTGGAATCTGACTTCCTTCGGTACGTATAAGCAAGCTGAGGCGCTGACTACGCTTGACGCATTGCCTGAGGCTGCGCGCAGCCTGCTGGCGAACGGCGGCGAAGGCGTACAGACGAACCTGCTCGTGCAGCGCAATTCCGGCGTCGTGTACAGCAGCTTGTCTGAGGAGCTGAAGCAGCAGGGCGTCGTATTCACGAGCCTGGAGGAAGCGCTCAGCACACACGAGGAGCTCGTGAAGTCTTCCTTCATGAGCGTTGTGAAGAAGGATGAGCACAAGCTGACGGCGCTGCATGCGGCGCTGTGGAGCGGCGGTGTGTTCCTGTATGTACCGAAGAACGTCGTTGTTGACGTGCCGCTGCAGGCGCTGTTCCTGACAGACGACGCCGAGGCATCGTTCTCTCCGCACGTACTGATCGTTGCGGAGCAGCATTCGTCCGTGACTTATGTGGATAACTTCATCTCCGAGGGCCAGCTTGGCGGTCTCGTGCAGAACGGAGTCGTCGAAGTCATCGCGAAGCCGGGCGCTAAGGTTACGTTCGCATCGGTACACAACCTGAATGAGACGGTAGCGGACTTGACGTACCGCCGTGCGAGCCTTGACAACGACGCTTCGATCGAGTGGATCGTTGGCGAGATGCACTACGGCAATGCGGTATCCGATACGACCTCGATTCTGAAGGGTAACGGCTCGACGTCGGATGCGAAGCTGATCTGCGTCGGTACGAACGATCAGAAGCTGAATGTCACGACACGCGCCGTACACTTCGGCAAAAGCTCGGACAGCCAGATGATTACTCGCGCTGTAATGCGTGACGAAGCGACAGCGATCATCAACGGCGTAACGAAGATCGAGCATGGTGCGACGAAGGCGAACGGCGAGCAGACCGAGAAGGTGCTCATGTTGAGTCCGAAGGCACGCGGCGACGCGAACCCGATCCTGCTCATCGACGAGGACGATGTTACGGCTGGTCACGCCGCTTCGGTCGGTCAGGTGAATCCGGAGCAGGTGTACTACTTGATGTCGCGCGGTATCAGCCGTACACAGGCTGAGCGTCTCATCATCTACGGCTTCCTCGATCCAGTCGTGAACGAAATTCCGCTGGAGCAAATTCGCTCGCAGCTGCAATCGCTCGTCGAAAGGAAGCTGGGTCAATGA